One region of Glycine max cultivar Williams 82 chromosome 9, Glycine_max_v4.0, whole genome shotgun sequence genomic DNA includes:
- the LOC106794344 gene encoding uncharacterized protein — MGHFTHDSGRWDMRWRRNFFDHESHLAVQFMEEISSVPIQRQVKDTMLWLAEPNGQYTTKSAYRLRMNTSSSSSDGKIFKTIWQLKIPPWAVVFCWRLLKNRLPTKDNLLRRNAITQEANCPLCGCVQEDVGYLFFNCKLAKGLWWESMSWIRVVGPLPITPVCHFSQFCDGFEAVVNHSTRCGWWIALTSSIWQHRNQLIFQGKPFDPYKVMDHAIFLAWSWLKANDKDFSTCFNHWSSNITNFVA; from the coding sequence ATGGGTCATTTTACTCATGATAGTGGGAGGTGGGACATGAGGTGGAGGAGGAATTTCTTTGATCATGAAAGTCATTTAGCTGTGCAGTTTATGGAGGAAATCAGCTCTGTTCCTATTCAGAGACAGGTTAAAGACACTATGTTGTGGTTGGCTGAACCTAATGGACAATACACCACTAAGTCAGCTTATAGATTACGCATGAACACCAGCTCATCAAGTTCAGATGGGAAGATCTTTAAGACAATTTGGCAGCTGAAAATCCCCCCTTGGGCAGTGGTCTTCTGTTGGAGACTTCTTAAAAATAGACTCCCCACCAAGGATAATCTCTTAAGAAGAAATGCCATTACTCAGGAAGCTAACTGTCCTTTGTGTGGATGTGTGCAGGAGGATGTGGGTTATCTTTTCTTCAACTGTAAATTGGCAAAAGGCCTGTGGTGGGAATCCATGAGCTGGATCCGGGTAGTAGGTCCCCTTCCAATTACCCCTGTTTGCCATTTTTCTCAATTCTGTGATGGCTTTGAGGCAGTTGTGAATCATAGTACAAGGTGTGGGTGGTGGATTGCCTTAACTAGCTCTATATGGCAGCATAGGAATCAATTGATTTTCCAAGGAAAACCTTTTGATCCCTATAAAGTCATGGACCATGCTATCTTTTTAGCTTGGTCATGGTTAAAGGCTAATGACAAAGACTTTAGTACTTGCTTCAACCATTGGTCTTCCAATATAACGAATTTCGTTGCCTAG